From Pseudomonas arsenicoxydans:
ACGAGGAAAGCCAGAAGTCCTCGTACAACGTCAACACCGACACCACGCCGACGACGGCGGCTGTGACAACCAACTGCAATCCGGCGATCATCGGCGCACGGAGCGGCTACAACTGCACGTCGCTGTCCAACCCGACTCCGAACGATCCATGGAACGGTGCAATCTCACGCAACTACGCCGGTACGGACACCAAAGCCAACACCTATGCGCTGTATGCGTTCGATACCCTGGAACTGTCCGAGCAGTGGCTGGTGAACATGGGGCTGCGTTACGACCATTTCGACACCGACTACAAAACCTTCAACGGCTCCAGCGTGACCACGTCCAAGGGCGATGACACCAGCGAGTTCGTCACCGGGCAGTTCGGCGTGGTCTACAAGCCCGCAGAAAACGGCAGCATCTATGCGTCCTATGCCACCTCCGCCACGCCACCGGGCAACACCCTGGGCGAAGGTCAGGAAGGCAATCCGCTGGGTGGCACGCCGGACCGCAACGGCAACTTGCTGAAAAGCGACATGGAGCCGGAAACCACCAAGAACTACGAAATCGGTACCAAGTGGGATCTGTTGAATGATCGTCTGTCGCTGACCGCCGATATCTTCCGCACCGAGAAAGAAAACGCCCGCGTTCAAGTCGACACCACGTCCTATGAAAACGCCGGCAAAACCCGCGTTCAGGGCGTCGAACTGTCGGCCAGCGGCAAGCTCACCGACAAATGGCAAGTGTTCGCCGGTTACGCCTACATGGACAGCGAGCAAGTCGATGGCGGCCCGCTGGGCGCGGCCAACGATGGCAACGAACTGCCTAACACGCCGAAAAACAGCGCCAGCCTGTGGACCACCTATCAGGTCACACCGAAGCTGACCATCGGCGGCGGTGCGTTCTACGTCGACGATGTATTCGGCAGCGTGGCCAACACCACCATGGTTGATTCCTACGTTCGTTACGACGCGATGGCCGCCTACAAGCTGAGCAAAAACATCGACCTGCAACTGAACGTGCAAAACCTGACCAACGAAACCTATTACGACAAAGCCTTCTCGACCCACTTCGCCAATCAGGCGGCGGGCCGTACGGCATTGCTGAGCACTAACTTCCACTTCTGATAGAAGCGAGAAGACGAAGGCCCCGTTCATCTATATGAGCGGGGCTTTTGTGCGTAAAAAAGAATGCTTCTCGACCACCCACGGCATAATGCGCGCCGTGATGACAATTTTCGGACGAACAAGGCGAGCGATGTGTTGAAGAAAACCCTGTTCCAGTTGCACTGGTTTTTCGGCATCAGTGCCGGGCTGGTCCTGGCCCTGATGGGCATCACCGGGGCGACGGTATCGTTTCAGGATGAAATCCTGAGCGTGCTGAACCCTTCTGTGTTGCAGGTCGAGAAGCAGGTGGCAGGCGTGCTGCCTCCTGTCGAACTGGTCGAGCGCATCGAAGCCGCTTCCGGTAAAAAAGTCTCCATGCTCAGTGTCGAGACCGACAGCGGCGCTGCGGCCAAGGTGTTCTTCACGCCGCCACCCGGCCAGCGCCGGGGCGAGATGCGTTACTTCGACCCGTATACCGCGGATTTCATGGGCGATGCCACCGGGCAGGACTTCTTCGGCTTCATGCTGCAACTGCACCGCTTCCTCGCCATGGGCGATACCGGTCGACAAATCACCGGCGCGTGCACGCTGATCCTGGTTTTCTTCTGCCTCTCGGGTCTCTACCTGCGCTGGCCACGCCAGTGGAAAAACTGGCGTACCTGGCTGACCCTCGACTGGAAGAAAAAGGGCCGCAGCTTCAACTGGGACCTGCACTCGGTGGCCGGTACGTGGTGCCTGGTGTTTTACCTGTTGGCGGCGCTGACCGGATTGTCGTGGTCCTATGAGTGGTACAACAAAGGCTTGACTCGACTGCTTTCCGACGCCCCGCAAAACGAGCGCATGCGCGGCGGGCGTGGCCCTGCGCCAAGCGGTCCGGCGCCGACTGCCGATTACGCGTTGATGTGGAGCAGCATCTACAGCTCTGCCGGACCGGCACTCAGTGCCTATAACATCCGCATGCCGCCAGTGGCCGGGCAACCCGCCACCGTGTTCTACCTGTTGAAGACCTCACCGCACAATCGCGCGTTGAACCAGATCACCCTTGATCCGGCCTCTGGCGTGGTCAAACGGATTGAGCGATACAGCGACAAGAGCCTCAAGGCTCAATTGCTGACGAGCATTTACGCGCTGCACGTGGGCAGCTATTTCGGCATTGTCGGGCGAATCATCCTGACGATCAGCGCGCTGACCATGCCGCTGTTTTTCGTCACCGGCTGGCTGCTGTACCTCGACCGTCGGCGCAAGAAAAAACAGATCAACGATGCCCGCAAAGGCTTCGCGCAAACCGGCAGCAACACGCCGGCCTGGTTGATCGGCTTCGCCAGCCAAAGCGGCTTTGCCGAGCAACTGGCGTGGCAGACTGCCGGGCAGTTGCAGGCGGCCGGCGTGCCGGTAAAGGTTCAGCCGCTGGCGAATGTCAGCGAACAGGATTTGCGTGAGTCCAGCAACGCATTGTTCGTGGTCAGCACCTTCGGCGACGGCGAAGCACCGGACAGTGCCCGCGGTTTCGAACGCAAAGTGCTGGGCCGGGCGCCGAGCCTGGCGAGCCTGAACTACGCGGTATTGGGCCTGGGTGATCGCCAATATCAACACTTCTGCGGTTTCGCCCGACGCCTGCACACCTGGCTGGGCGAACATGGCGGCAAGACCTTGTTCGCGCCGGTGGAAGTCGACAGCGGCGATCCGTATGCCCTGCGTCACTGGCAACAACAGTTGGGGCTACTGACCGGACAAACGCCGGCCGACACCTGGCAGGCACCGAGCTACGACAACTGGACCCTGACCCGCCGCGAGTTGATGAACCCGGACAGCAGCGGTGCGCCGGTGTATTTGCTCGGACTTGCAGCCCCGACGACCAGCAGCTGGCTGGCCGGTGACTTGCTGGAAATGCTGCCACGCAATAGTTCATGGGCGATCGAGCATTTCCTCGATGGCCTGGGCATCGAAGGCCGGGCCACGGTGACCTACGATGGCCTGACCCAACCTCTGGAGCAGTCCCTGGCGAGTCGCCAATTGCCCGAGAATCGAGCGCATCTGGTCGGCCTGCACGCCCAGGCGCTGTTGGACGCCCTGGTGCCATTGGCCATGCGCGAATACTCCATCGCCTCGATAGCGGCAGACGGCGTGCTGGAACTGATCGTGCGTCAGGAAGTGCATCCCGACGGCAGCCTGGGCGTCGCTTCCGGCTGGCTGACCGAGCATGCGCCAGTGGGCAGCACCGTCAGTATGCGGGTGCGACGTAACAGCGGTTTCCATTTGCCGACCGAGCCGGTGCCGATGATTTTGCTGGGCAACGGCACCGGTCTCGCCGGGCTGCGCAGCTTGTTGAAAGCGCGGATTGCCGATGGACAAACACGCCATTGGCTGTTGTTTGGCGAGCGCAACCGCGAACACGACTACCTGTGTCGCGACGAACTCGAAGAGTGGCTGATCTCGGGGGACATCGAGCGACTGGACCTTGCTTTTTCGCGGGATCAGGCCGAAAAGATCTACGTGCAGGATCGACTGCGCGAGTCCGCCGAAACGTTAAAGCAATGGCTGGCTGAAGGTGCTGTGATCTACATCTGCGGAAGCTTGCAAGGCATGGCTTCAGGGGTGGATCACGTGCTCAACGAAACGCTCGGCATTGAAGAAGTCGACCGGCTGATCGAGCAAGGCCGCTACCGCCGCGACGTCTACTGACCCCCCATAGTCCCTGTGGGAACGAGCTTGCTCGCTCCCACAGGGCCAAGGTGTACAGCTATCGACTTCTTTTTCACACCGGCTGCAGTTTTTGCTCAAACACCCCCACACCATCCAGATCCCGCAACACCACACTCATCTCCCCCGTCTGACCGTCGATATTCACCTCGCCAAAAAACTGAAACCCGGCAAACGGCGAAGTGTTCTGCGCGGGTGGGGCTTTCTCGAAGACCACCTCGGGGCCAAAGGTTTTATCCAGCGGATTGGGCCCGAAACTCCCCGCATTCAACGGCCCGGCGACAAACTCCCAGAACGGTTCGAAGTCCTGAAAAGCAGCACGGTCCGGGTGGTAATGATGCGCGGCGCAGTAATGCACATCCGCGGTCAGGAACACAAAATTGCGCACCTGTTGCGCCCGCAAGAAACCCAGCAACTCGGCGATTTCCAGCTCACGTCCCTGGGCTGGACCGGGATCGCCGTTGGCCACCGCTTCCCAGCGCGTCACACCGGGGCTGACTTCGCCGTCCGGCACGCCGAGGCCGATCGGCATGTCGGCCGCGATCACTTTCCATTGCGCGCTGGAGCCTTTCAACGAAGCCTTCAACCAGTCCAGTTGCTCGCGACCGAGAAAGGGTTTTTCACCGCCAAGATTGTCGTCATTGGCCCCGCGATAGCTGCGCATGTCCAACACGAACACATCCAGCAAGGGCCCATAGCTGAGCTTGCGATAAATACGTCCGCCACCGTCGGCGCTCTGCAGGCGCATCGGTGCATATTCCAGCCAGGCTTGCCGCGCACGGCCCACCAGGCTGTGGATATCTTTGCTTTTGTAGCGCCCGTCGAGTTGTTTACCCGGCGACCAATTGTTCACCACTTCGTGGTCGTCCCACTGCCAGATCTGTGGGACCTCGGCGTTGAAACGACGAATGTTTTCGTCCATCAGGTTGTAGCGGTAATTGCCGCGATAGTCGTCGAGGGTTTCGGCGACCTTGCTCTTGGCTTCACTGGTGATGTTGCGCCACACACGACCACTCTCAGTCGTGAGCTGAGCCGGCACCGGGCCGTCGGCGTAGATGGTGTCGCCGCTGTGGATAAAGAAGTCCGGCAGGCGCAGGCGCATGGCTTCGTAGATGCGCATGCCGCCAATGTCGGGGTTGATGCCGAAGCCCTGGCCGACGGTATCGCCGCTCCAGACGAAACGGATGTCGCGACGGGCTTGCGGCACGCTGCGCAAGTGGCCGAACCAGGGCTCGCTGACGGCACCACTCTGGGCATCTTCGAAGGACACACGGTAGAAAATCGCCTGGTCGGCGGGCAGCCCGGTGAGCTCCACGCGCGCGGTGAAATCGCTGCGCGCATCGGCCACTGGCGAGACGAGTCGGCGGGGGTTGCCGAACAGGCTGCGGGTGTCCCATTCCACCACCATCCGCGCCGGACGGTCGCTGCGACTCCAGATCATCGCCCGGTCGCCCAGCAAGTCGCCGGACTGCACACCGTCGGTCAGTTGCGGACGATCCTGGACTGACGCAATCACTGCCGGCGCCAGCCCAGGAAGCAACAGGCCGGCGCCGACGGCCTGGATGACACGGCGGCGGCCGAGATCGAATTCGCTCATGGTGTTCTCCCTGAAAAGGAAAACTTAAACACGCGCGCGTGACGCTGATGTGAAAACGCGATCCTGTGGGAGCGAGGGGCCTCGCTCCCACAGGATCTTGCATCAGGCCTTGGCCGGCTCCAGTGCCAACTCAACTGATTCCGGCCGCTTGACCACCGCGTAAACCACCGCTGTCAGCAGACTGCCGGCCACAATCGCCAGCAAATACAGCAGCGCATGGTTGATCGCATTCGGGATCGCCAACACAAACAAGCCGCCGTGCGGCGCCATCAGTTTGCAGCCGAAATACATCGACAACGCACCGGTCAGCGCACCACCGGCAATGCTCGCCGGAATCACCCGCAGCGGGTCTTTGGCGGCAAACGGAATTGCCCCTTCGGAGATAAAGCACAGCCCCAATACCAGCGCCGCCTTACCTGCCTCGCGCTCGGTCTGGGCGAACTTGCGACGCGCAATGAACGTGGCGATGCCGAGGCCAATCGGCGGCACCATACCGGCGGCCATGGTCGCAGCCATCGGTGCATAACTCTGGGACGCCAGAAGCCCGACCGAGAACGCGTAAGCCGCCTTGTTGATCGGCCCGCCCAGGTCGACGCACATCATGCCGCCCAGCAACACACCCAGCAGAATCGCGTTGGTGGTGCCCATGCTGTCGAGGAAGTGCGTGAGCGCTTCGAGCATGCCGGCCACCGGTTTGCCGACCACGTAGATCATCACCAGGCCGGTGAACAGGCTCGCCAGCAACGGGATGATCAGGATCGGTTTCAGCGCCTCAAGACTTTGCGGCAAACGCGCATAACGATTGATCGCCTGCGCCGCGTAACCGGCGATGAAACCGGCAATGATTCCGCCTATGAAACCGGCACCGAGGGTGCTCGCCAGCAAACCGCCAATCATCCCCGGCGCCAGGCCCGGACGGTCGGCGATCGAGTAGGCGATATAACCCGCCAGCAGCGGCACCATCAGCTTAAACGCGGTCTCGCCGCCGATCTGCATCAGCGCCGCCGCCAACGTGCCCGGTTCCTTGAATGCGGTGATACCGAACACGAAGGACAAGGCGATCATCAAGCCGCCCGCCACCACCATCGGCAACATGAACGACACACCGGTCAGCAGGTGTTTGTAGACGCCGGACTTCTCTTGCTTGGCTGGGCCTTGGGCGCCGGTTGCAGCAGTTTCCTGCTTGCCTTCGGCCAAGGCTTTTTTCAGTGTCGCTTCAGCTTGCTTGAGGGCAATACCAGTGCCGCAGCGGTAAATCTTCTTGCCGGCGAAACGCTCGGTGGCGACTTCGATGTCGCAGGCCAGCAACACCACATCGGCATCGGCGATCGCGGCAGCACTCAATGGATTGCGCGCACCGACCGAGCCCTGGGTTTCGATTTGCAGCTCGTAGCCCAGGCGTTTGGCCGCTTGCTGCAAGGCTTCGGCAGCCATGAACGTATGCGCGACACCAGTCGGGCAGGCCGTGATTGCCACCAGTCGTGGCACGTTTTGCACGACGGCAACCGGCTCGGCGATGGCTTCGGGGGCGACGTAAACCTGAGCCTCTTCGGCACCTCGGCGCAGCACCGCTTCGACGTCCTGCAGAGCCTGGGCTGGCGTGCTCTGGAATACACGCTTGCCGACGAATCGGGACATGTCGACCGGGGCGCTGGTGACCAGCAACACCCACTCGGCACCCTCGATCGTGGCCGCCGACAATTGGCGTTCCGGGTGCGCCGCATCGTTGACTTCAACGCAGGTGCTCCAGCCCTGACGCTGGGCCGCCGCATCGAGCAAGCGGGCGCACAGCACACTGGTGACCATGCCGTTCGGACAGGCCGTAACAATGGCTAACTTCATGACAAACCCTCTTATTGTTCTGTCAGGGGGCGCACGCGCACACCCTGTTCGAGCTGCGCCAGTTGCGCGGCGTCGTTGATGCCGAAACCGATCTGGGTGACCGCCATCGCGGCAATCGCCGTGGCCGTGCGCAGGGTCTGTTCGGGCGTATCGGCGCTGAGCAAACCGTGGAGCATGCCGGCCAACAACGAATCACCCGCGCCCACCGTACTGGCGACGCTGACCTTGGGCGGCGTGGCGTGCATCGCCGAACCGACACTGAACCAGTTCACGCCATCGGCGCCGTGGGAGATCACCACATGCTCGATGCCTTGAGCGTGCAAACGGCTCGCTGCTTCAGCCTGGGCGGCGACCGAAATCACCTCGCTACCCAGCACCTCGGCAAGCTCTTCGCTGTTTGGCTTGATCAGCCAGGGACCGGCCTTGAGCGCGGCACGCAAGGCTTCGCCACTGGTGTCGAGGGCGACTTTCAAGCCAAGGTTTTTCAACCGTGAAATCAACGCCTGCAACCACGCAGGGCTGATGCCTTGAGGCAGGCTGCCAGCGACGACAACGGCTTCATGGCCCGACGCAATCTGGTCGAGTCGATCGAGCAATGCTTGTTGCGCGGCCTCATCCACCATCGGTCCAGGACCGTTGATATCGGTGATGCGCCCATCGCTTTCCGCCAGTTTGATATTGCTGCGCGTCTCGCCGGGCACGCGGATAAACGCGTCGACAAAACCACGTTTGGCGAACAGGGTTTCGAACGCTTGCAGGTTGTCTTCACCGAGGAAACCGCTGACGGTGAGCTGATGCCCAAGGTCCGCCAGCACCTGCGCCACGTTCACGCCTTTGCCAGCGGCGTGGGTGTGCATCTCGTCGCTGCGATTGACTTGACCTGGGGCCAGCAGCGGCAGTTGAACGGTGAGGTCCAGCGCCGGATTGAGGGTCAGGGTTAGAATCTTGGCCATTACAGGGCCTCCACTAATGCGCGCACTTCATTCGCGCTGCCCACGGCCAATGCCTGCTGGGCGAGAATTCGGGTCTGGGCCAGGCTGAGCTCGCGCACGCGCGCCTTGACCTCGGCGATGCTGCGGCCTGACACGCTGAGTTCATCCACACCCAGCCCGACCAGCACCGGCACAGCCAGCGGATCAGCCGCCAACTCGCCGCACACGCCGACCCATTTGCCGTGGGCATGGGCGGCGCGCACGGTGATGTCGATCAGTTGCAGCACCGCTGGATGCAACCCGTCAGCCTGGGCCGACAAGGTTGGATGACCACGGTCGATGGCCAGGGTGTATTGGGTCAGGTCATTGGTGCCGACGCTGAAAAAGTCGACCTCTTTGGCCAGCACCGGCGCCAGCAATGCAGCCGACGGCACTTCAATCATGATCCCCAATTGCAGGTCTGCAACCGGAATTTCCAGACGCAGGCGTTCAGTCATGTCCCGAGCCTGGCGCCACTCATCGACGCTGCCGACCATCGGGAACATGATCCGCAGCGGACGGTTGTCGGCGGCACGCAACAAGGCGCGCAATTGCGCTTCCATGATCTGCGGGCGCTGCAGGGTAAGGCGAATGCCGCGCACGCCGAGGAACGGGTTTTCTTCTTTGGCGATCGGCCAATACGGCAGCGGTTTGTCGCCACCGACATCAAGGGTGCGCACCACCAGCGGACGACCGGCCAGGCCATCGAGGACGCGCCGGTATTCGACTTCCTGAGTGGCTTCGTCCGGGGCTTGCGAGTGGGCCATGAAAATCAGTTCGGTGCGCAGCAAGCCAATGCCTTCGGCGCCCTGCTCCACCGCGCTGGTGACGCCTGCGCTTTCGCCGATGTTGGCGAACACTTCGACCGCGTGGCCATCGGTGGTCAACGCCGGTTGATGGCGTTGCTCGGCGGCGGCCTTGAGACGTTGTTCGCGGGTGTCGCGCTCTTGCGTGGCGCGCTGCAAGGTGGCGGCGTCGGCATCGACGTGCAAGCGACCGCGCTGGCCATCGATCAGCAATGGCGTGCCCGGTGCCAGCAGCAACACCGCCGCACCGGCACCGACCAACGCCGGAATACCCAGCGCCCGGGCAACGATCGCACTGTGCGCAGTGGCGCCGCCACGGGCAGTAAGAATGCCGGCGACCCGCAGCGGATCGAGACGCGCCACGTCGGACGGGCCGACTTCATCCATCACCAGGATGTACGGCTGCTCGGGCTCGCTCGGGGTTTCGATGCCACTCAGTTGCGCCAGCACACGACGGCCGATGTCGCGCAAGTCCGCTGCGCGTTCGGCGAGCAGCGCGTCCTGCAACGATTCCTGTTGTTTGGCCGCCGCTTCAATCACCGCCATCCACGCCGCTTCAGCGCTTTCGCCTTGCTTGAGGCGCGTGTCGACTTCATCGGTCAATTCCGGATCGTCGAGCATTTCCTGATGGGTGATGAAAATCTCGCGAATGGCCTTGGACTTGCTGCGTTCGATCAGCCCTTCGATGTCGCGACGCACGTCGGCCAGCGCCTGTTTGAGACGCTCGCGCTCGATTGCGGCAGACTCACCGCGCAGCGGGTATTCGATGGTTTGCAGCACTTGGATATGTGCCGGGCCGATGGCGATTCCCGGCGCAGCGGCGATGGCCTGAATCAGACTGCCGGATTTCGGTGCGAGCATCACTTCGGCGACATCGGCGAATACTTCACGCTGCTGACTGACCGCCGGCAACGGCTCGACTTCTTCCCCGAGACCTTCTTCGATGGCCGCCAACAGGGCTGGCAATGCGTCGGCGGCGATGCTCGGTTCGGCGACGAATTCCAGCACCTGACCACGGCGGGCGCCGAGGCTGAGCAGCTTGCTCAAGCTCTTCACCGACACGGCGCTGTCCTGCCCCTCGACGATGCGTACGCGGATTTCACCTTCAAAACTTTTCGCCAGTTGCGCAAGGATCTTCGCCGGGCGCGCATGCAAGCCGTGGGCGTTGGCCAGGGCGATACGAGCACTTGGCCAATCCGCCGGCAACTCACCGCCCAGGACTTCAAGCACCGCGCGGCTGCTGGTGGCACGACCCAATTCGTGGCCGCGACCTTCGATCAGCAATGCACACAGGCGTTCGAGCAGGGCTTGATGCGCCTCGCCGAGACTGGCGAGGCAAAACAAGCCGCTGAGCGGCTGGCCGAGGTAACGTATCGGCTTGTCCGGGGTGACGAAGGCGAGCCCGGGGCGTTTCACAGTCTGTTCGCTGTGCAACCACCACAAACCATCGCCCAGGGGCAGCGCTTCGACTTGTTGCAAGACCGCGGAGAATCCGTTGCTCACACAATCCGCCTGACGCAGCAAACGCGCACCACGCCAGACCAACTCTTCGAAATCATCGGCGGAAACTCCGAGGCCGATCATCTGCGCATCCAGCGCCAGCTCCTGCGGCGCGCCTTGCAACAGTTTCAGCAAGGCTTCGGCGGTGCTGGCGCGACGCAGGGCCTGACCCAGATCGGTCTCGCCGAGGGCACGGGTCAGCAGTTGCAGCAAACGCAGGTGCTCGTCGGACTTGGCGGCAATACCAATCGCCAGGTAAACAATCTGGCCATCGCCCCAATCCACGCCTTCAGGGAACTGCATCAGGCGCACGCCAGTGGAAAACACCTGATCGCGGGTATCCGGGGTACCGTGGGGGATGGCAATACCTTGACCGAGAAAGGTCGAGCCCTGGGCTTCGCGCGCCTGCAAACCGGCGAGGTAACCCTCGGCAACCAAACCATCGGCGACCAGATGTTGGGCCAGCAAGTGCAACGCTGCGGACTTATCCACAGCCGATTGGCCCATGGATATCTGCTCTATGGTGAGCTCGAGCATGCTTTCTCCTTTTTGGCGTCTGTGGGCGCCAGGTATTGTTTTGAATGATTCAGCTTAGGCGCTTGGTCATGACTTTTGGCGGTTTCGCGGCAGAACCGTCCAAATGCACCTATAACGTAGAAAATACGCTTGCTGAATCGTTTAATCTAGAATGATTGGCACGTTACTCGATAATGTCTCATCCTTGAAGCCCAACTTGTCGGATACGTTGCGACAATGGTCACCTGTCCGAATCGGGTAGGATTGTCAAAAATGTCGGGCGAAAAACAAGGAAACCCCCGAGTTGAAACTCAGTGATATCGCACAATTGGCCGGTGTGTCCGTTACCACCGCCAGTTACGTCATCAATGGCAAGGCCGAACAGCAACGCATCAGCAGCGCCACCGTCGAGCGCGTGCGTGCCGTCGTTGAACAACATGGTTTTACACCTAATCCCCAGGCGGCCGGACTGCGCAGCCGGCACACCCGCACCCTGGGCTTCATTCTGCCGGATCTGGAAAACCCCAGTTACGCACGAATTGCCAAATTGCTCGAGCAAGGCGCCCGGGCTCGCGGCTATCAGTTGCTGATCGCCAGTTCGGACGATGCGCCGGACAGCGAGCGTCAATTGCTCAAACTGTTCCGCGCGCGACGCTGTGATGCACTGATCGTCGCCAGCTGCCTGCCGGCCGGTGACGACAGCTACCGTCAGTTGCAAGCGAAAGGCATTCCGATCATTGCCATCGACCGGGTGATGGAACCCGAGCATTTCTGTTCGGTGATCAGCGATGACCGTGAGGCCAGCCTGCAATTGACCCGCAGCCTGCTCGATCCGCTGCCCAAGCAAATTGCGTTGATTGGCGCGCGTCCCGAGC
This genomic window contains:
- a CDS encoding PTS fructose-like transporter subunit IIB, translating into MKLAIVTACPNGMVTSVLCARLLDAAAQRQGWSTCVEVNDAAHPERQLSAATIEGAEWVLLVTSAPVDMSRFVGKRVFQSTPAQALQDVEAVLRRGAEEAQVYVAPEAIAEPVAVVQNVPRLVAITACPTGVAHTFMAAEALQQAAKRLGYELQIETQGSVGARNPLSAAAIADADVVLLACDIEVATERFAGKKIYRCGTGIALKQAEATLKKALAEGKQETAATGAQGPAKQEKSGVYKHLLTGVSFMLPMVVAGGLMIALSFVFGITAFKEPGTLAAALMQIGGETAFKLMVPLLAGYIAYSIADRPGLAPGMIGGLLASTLGAGFIGGIIAGFIAGYAAQAINRYARLPQSLEALKPILIIPLLASLFTGLVMIYVVGKPVAGMLEALTHFLDSMGTTNAILLGVLLGGMMCVDLGGPINKAAYAFSVGLLASQSYAPMAATMAAGMVPPIGLGIATFIARRKFAQTEREAGKAALVLGLCFISEGAIPFAAKDPLRVIPASIAGGALTGALSMYFGCKLMAPHGGLFVLAIPNAINHALLYLLAIVAGSLLTAVVYAVVKRPESVELALEPAKA
- the cra gene encoding catabolite repressor/activator; this encodes MKLSDIAQLAGVSVTTASYVINGKAEQQRISSATVERVRAVVEQHGFTPNPQAAGLRSRHTRTLGFILPDLENPSYARIAKLLEQGARARGYQLLIASSDDAPDSERQLLKLFRARRCDALIVASCLPAGDDSYRQLQAKGIPIIAIDRVMEPEHFCSVISDDREASLQLTRSLLDPLPKQIALIGARPELSISQERAAGFKEALAGFKGDVLIEHGESFSRECGKQLMEELLQRLGHLPDALVTTSYVLLQGVFDALHDFPLKTRPLRLGTFGDTQLLDFLPLPVNAMAQQHQLIADKALALALAAIEQSDYQPGVQAIARTFKQRIRQD
- a CDS encoding PepSY domain-containing protein, producing MLKKTLFQLHWFFGISAGLVLALMGITGATVSFQDEILSVLNPSVLQVEKQVAGVLPPVELVERIEAASGKKVSMLSVETDSGAAAKVFFTPPPGQRRGEMRYFDPYTADFMGDATGQDFFGFMLQLHRFLAMGDTGRQITGACTLILVFFCLSGLYLRWPRQWKNWRTWLTLDWKKKGRSFNWDLHSVAGTWCLVFYLLAALTGLSWSYEWYNKGLTRLLSDAPQNERMRGGRGPAPSGPAPTADYALMWSSIYSSAGPALSAYNIRMPPVAGQPATVFYLLKTSPHNRALNQITLDPASGVVKRIERYSDKSLKAQLLTSIYALHVGSYFGIVGRIILTISALTMPLFFVTGWLLYLDRRRKKKQINDARKGFAQTGSNTPAWLIGFASQSGFAEQLAWQTAGQLQAAGVPVKVQPLANVSEQDLRESSNALFVVSTFGDGEAPDSARGFERKVLGRAPSLASLNYAVLGLGDRQYQHFCGFARRLHTWLGEHGGKTLFAPVEVDSGDPYALRHWQQQLGLLTGQTPADTWQAPSYDNWTLTRRELMNPDSSGAPVYLLGLAAPTTSSWLAGDLLEMLPRNSSWAIEHFLDGLGIEGRATVTYDGLTQPLEQSLASRQLPENRAHLVGLHAQALLDALVPLAMREYSIASIAADGVLELIVRQEVHPDGSLGVASGWLTEHAPVGSTVSMRVRRNSGFHLPTEPVPMILLGNGTGLAGLRSLLKARIADGQTRHWLLFGERNREHDYLCRDELEEWLISGDIERLDLAFSRDQAEKIYVQDRLRESAETLKQWLAEGAVIYICGSLQGMASGVDHVLNETLGIEEVDRLIEQGRYRRDVY
- the pfkB gene encoding 1-phosphofructokinase; this encodes MAKILTLTLNPALDLTVQLPLLAPGQVNRSDEMHTHAAGKGVNVAQVLADLGHQLTVSGFLGEDNLQAFETLFAKRGFVDAFIRVPGETRSNIKLAESDGRITDINGPGPMVDEAAQQALLDRLDQIASGHEAVVVAGSLPQGISPAWLQALISRLKNLGLKVALDTSGEALRAALKAGPWLIKPNSEELAEVLGSEVISVAAQAEAASRLHAQGIEHVVISHGADGVNWFSVGSAMHATPPKVSVASTVGAGDSLLAGMLHGLLSADTPEQTLRTATAIAAMAVTQIGFGINDAAQLAQLEQGVRVRPLTEQ
- a CDS encoding alkaline phosphatase D family protein; the protein is MSEFDLGRRRVIQAVGAGLLLPGLAPAVIASVQDRPQLTDGVQSGDLLGDRAMIWSRSDRPARMVVEWDTRSLFGNPRRLVSPVADARSDFTARVELTGLPADQAIFYRVSFEDAQSGAVSEPWFGHLRSVPQARRDIRFVWSGDTVGQGFGINPDIGGMRIYEAMRLRLPDFFIHSGDTIYADGPVPAQLTTESGRVWRNITSEAKSKVAETLDDYRGNYRYNLMDENIRRFNAEVPQIWQWDDHEVVNNWSPGKQLDGRYKSKDIHSLVGRARQAWLEYAPMRLQSADGGGRIYRKLSYGPLLDVFVLDMRSYRGANDDNLGGEKPFLGREQLDWLKASLKGSSAQWKVIAADMPIGLGVPDGEVSPGVTRWEAVANGDPGPAQGRELEIAELLGFLRAQQVRNFVFLTADVHYCAAHHYHPDRAAFQDFEPFWEFVAGPLNAGSFGPNPLDKTFGPEVVFEKAPPAQNTSPFAGFQFFGEVNIDGQTGEMSVVLRDLDGVGVFEQKLQPV
- the ptsP gene encoding phosphoenolpyruvate--protein phosphotransferase, producing MLELTIEQISMGQSAVDKSAALHLLAQHLVADGLVAEGYLAGLQAREAQGSTFLGQGIAIPHGTPDTRDQVFSTGVRLMQFPEGVDWGDGQIVYLAIGIAAKSDEHLRLLQLLTRALGETDLGQALRRASTAEALLKLLQGAPQELALDAQMIGLGVSADDFEELVWRGARLLRQADCVSNGFSAVLQQVEALPLGDGLWWLHSEQTVKRPGLAFVTPDKPIRYLGQPLSGLFCLASLGEAHQALLERLCALLIEGRGHELGRATSSRAVLEVLGGELPADWPSARIALANAHGLHARPAKILAQLAKSFEGEIRVRIVEGQDSAVSVKSLSKLLSLGARRGQVLEFVAEPSIAADALPALLAAIEEGLGEEVEPLPAVSQQREVFADVAEVMLAPKSGSLIQAIAAAPGIAIGPAHIQVLQTIEYPLRGESAAIERERLKQALADVRRDIEGLIERSKSKAIREIFITHQEMLDDPELTDEVDTRLKQGESAEAAWMAVIEAAAKQQESLQDALLAERAADLRDIGRRVLAQLSGIETPSEPEQPYILVMDEVGPSDVARLDPLRVAGILTARGGATAHSAIVARALGIPALVGAGAAVLLLAPGTPLLIDGQRGRLHVDADAATLQRATQERDTREQRLKAAAEQRHQPALTTDGHAVEVFANIGESAGVTSAVEQGAEGIGLLRTELIFMAHSQAPDEATQEVEYRRVLDGLAGRPLVVRTLDVGGDKPLPYWPIAKEENPFLGVRGIRLTLQRPQIMEAQLRALLRAADNRPLRIMFPMVGSVDEWRQARDMTERLRLEIPVADLQLGIMIEVPSAALLAPVLAKEVDFFSVGTNDLTQYTLAIDRGHPTLSAQADGLHPAVLQLIDITVRAAHAHGKWVGVCGELAADPLAVPVLVGLGVDELSVSGRSIAEVKARVRELSLAQTRILAQQALAVGSANEVRALVEAL